Part of the Musa acuminata AAA Group cultivar baxijiao chromosome BXJ3-10, Cavendish_Baxijiao_AAA, whole genome shotgun sequence genome, gggtctgacagcaccatgctcgatatatggtctctgggatattagatggatgagggactataggtacacggtaactgaggacagatagatccaatggattggattcccctgtatcgtctggggactacgacgtagtggcctagtacgtccgtagtcgatgagtcaagtgaattattacagagataataattcactgagttagaaggaattctgacaggtatgactcacggccagctcgatattgggcttagagagtcacacacatatggtaggcattacgatgagtagaggttcggatatgagatatccgacggagcccttgtcttattggatgcagatctaatacccactacgggaggacccattagggtttgacaggggacctctataaataggagggattcagagcctcataggctagagcctttgcttgcatttcctattctcctccccctctccacctcagagcaggcttggagttttgaggagcgtcgtcgcaaccctgctatgtggatcatcgctagagaggaggacgcttgacctccttcaccctctcctaaggatctgcaaggaaacagggatatacgatctccctaggtaacacaatctactctatacgtagttttaagtttcgtggattttgcgcaccaatcttcgtatgacgacgaacatctctttgagaatcggggattttgttttttgttcttccgctgcgcacatgatgtcgcccccaagatttcccaacaccgagccctcaataaagtaacagtgaagaacaagtatcccatcccgctcattgcggacttgttcgaccaattgggcaaagcaaagtatttctcaaaactcgaccttcggtcagggtattggcaggtgcgcattgctgaaggcgacgaagcaaagactacctgtgtgaccaggtatggagtgtttgagttcttggtgatgcctttcgtcttaaccaatgctccggccacattctgcactctcatgaaccagctatttaaggagtatttggataagttcgtggtcgtctacttggacgatatcgtcatctacaatcaaacgctcgaggagcacatcaagcaccttcggacgcttttcaaggttctcagggagaacactttgttcgtgaaaagggagaaatgctactttgctcaaattgagatcctattcttggggcatcgaatcggtgatggctccatccgaatggataagtcgaaggtgcaagcagttgcggaatggcgaactccaaagaaggtgctagagttgagatccttccttggtttcgtcaactactatcgacgcttcatagcgggatattcgaagcgggcaaccccactgatggagttgctgaagaaggagcagccttggaagtggtctgacaaatataagatagcattccaagatatgaaggctgctgttctagaagaaccggtgctcaaatttcctaactatggagagccctttgaagtccatacagatgcttcggactttgctattgggggggtactcatgcaggaaggtcatccggtggcctacgagagccgcaaactcaatgagaccgagcgacggtatccagtgcatgagaagaagatgacaacagtgatccactgtctacgagtttggcgacactacctcctcgggttgcgatttgtgctgaggacggacaacatcgccctgagctatttccaaactcagaagaagctctccccaaagcaggcgcggtggtaggacttcctagctgaatttgatatggcaatggagtacaagcccgggaaggcaaatgtcgtggctgatgcgctgagtcagaaagtggaatgcgtgaatgccgtataactggagggcagaggccaaccaagtcagttgcactctaacttcctttcccgaatcagggatggactgtatagtgatccccaagcagttatcctgatgcagctcatcaaagaaggcaaggcacgacgattttgggtccaggagggacttgtttacaccaaagggaatagggtttatgttccccgagtagacaatttaaggtgtgagctcttaaaagagtgtcacgattccctttgggctggacacccaagcattcacagaacgttggctctcgtggagagggccttctactggccgaagatggggattgatgtggaggagtatgttcgaacatgccttacttgccaacaagacaaggtggagcagcggaagccggtgggacttttggatccgttgcccgtaccagaaaggccgtgggagagtatttccttggacttcatatcaagcttgccacttgtagggggactcgggtcgacactcgtggtggtcgatcggtttttaaagtatgcaactttcattgctgctcccctacactgttcaacagaggaggtggccaagctgatgatgaaggatgtagtgaagtattggggagtcccgcacaatatcattagcgatcgagacactcggttcctgggatgattctggaccgagctgttcaaattgttggggtcaaagttatacttctctacaagcctccaccctcagacggatggccagactgaaaggataaactcgctcttggagcaatatctccggcactacgtgagtgccaatcaacgagattgggtgaagctgttggacattgcccaattctcctacaacttgcagcagagctctacatccaacaagagccccttcgagatcatcacaggacaacaaccgttgactccgcacaccatggcaattgggtatactgggagtagtccatcagcctatcatttcgcaaaggagtggcatcgaaatgcagatattgcgcgggcttacttggagaaggcggcaaaaagaatgaagaagtgggcagactgggaaggcgaccgcaagagttcaaagttggcgatttggtgttagtaaagctccaaccagtatcactctaattctttaggaacagagtccacaaaggattggtgcgcaagtatgaagggcccttcccaattattagtAGGGTAGGCAacatctcttacaagttgcagctgccggtgtGGTTCAAAATccacaatgttcttcacgccggcaacctaaaagcctaccactcggatccgcaagatgcttcccgaagtaattttttttttttacttgaactTATAAAAAAAAGGGACTAAAATATTGAAATTGAGTTCTTTCTCCCTCCTTGAGTTAGAATTATCCTTTGTGTTTCTATTATTTCTTAGTTACTATCTTTCTTTCTattcttttattatcaaaaaattcctattattttttaattactatctttctattcttttattatcaaaatactaTATTTCTATTCCTCCTCTGTTATCAAAAGGAATCCGCTGCTTCTCGTTCGTCAATGGTCGGATAAGGTAGGTTACCTTACCTTACCTTATAGGGCtgtatgaattttgagatggatatcCAACCAATACGGACTCATCAATTGAGAGTTAAATCGTATTCGGATCACAACTGATTTTTTTATGTAAAAACAAGGGATCAAGTGATCAAGCAAGACACAATATGTGCGACATAAAAGAGAATGCATGAAACAACATTACAATTTGCAACAGGAAGAGAAAGGAGAGGAGACCTAGACCCAATTCTGTGCTTATTACTCGCGCTTTCTGTAGTGATCAGCATTTGTCTCTGGTGATTCTTCCTATTTGCTGCACTACATCTTATGGTAGCATGAACATAAATCTTCATGACTCATTAGCAAAAGAACAACCCAAATTTCTCTATTCACCACCACATCTCTCAACTCCAACCTCAACAACATTAGCTTCACATCTCTCAATTCCAACCTCAACAACATTAGCTTCACTGTCACTGTCATCAGCccaatcaagatttcaaaatatcaGTCCGAATTTACTGATCCAATGTATATTTTTTCGGTAATACTTGATCTGATCGCCTAAATTAACATTGGACCGAGATTTAAATCCTTGAGCTCAACACTTAGGCTTATCATTCTCCATAGTTTGCAGGTGATACTACCTTTTACTTTTGCAAAAGCTTCATTTGGAGAGGTATCAGAGGGAGGAGGTATTGGTGACTTTCACTAATCAACCTGGTGGAGACCATTTGGTGATCATAGAAGCCATTTGTAAGCCAAGGTTGGCAAGGATCTTGCCATTTCCAAGAGTCACCAACCATCTAACATTGGCTCATAGATCAACAATAGACTTGCCTAGTCTCTTGTTCTATGTAATCAAGAAAGGTAGTGCCACCAAATACCAAGTCTTCCAAGGTAAGTAATGCTCATGGCTTCTGTATTCTCATTTCCTCCAGCCATATAGCCTATCTTAGGAGATGGTACATTATCCTAAGATTTATGAAACTATTTTAAGTAAGATTCTTCTAATGCTAACTAATTTAACTagaaagggctttgataatttattataaatcctAGACTCAAAGGCGGGACCTCGAGAGGTCATTGCTCAGTCAACTAGTGATACCATCTCCTCTTGATAGATAATTGACTGTCAAGTATTTAACAGCAGGCAGAGATAAAAGAAATCAATCACAATATTTATCATCCAACTGTTTATCCAACAAAAACACAATGACAGACAAATGAAACTAATCCATGTTTAATCCAACTGTAATTTAATCCAGCAAGAGTAAGTTTAGTGCAGGCTCCTGCTTCACAGTTCACTTAAGTTTGGCAAAACCCATTATGAACATTAAATAAATCAAATCATACAGCATATTTCTGGAGTAAAAGGTTTCACTTCCTCCCATTAACTACATCATGCGTCACATATAACATGGATTTTAACATCTAACATTTGAACTGTTTCTGTAGAGATCAAATGCagttaaaaaaagaaagagtGAGTTAATGAGGTTAAAAGGATGAACATTGTTTCTCACCACTGGCACAAAAGAGTCGAATTCTAAACCTTCAGAGCTACTTGGTCCTGCCATGTTATTTTCCTTTTACTTGCCCTGTTTGAGCTGCTCCCTTCATCTCTACAGACTGCAAACTTTCGATTGTTTGGCCCTCCATCCATTGAGTGCCTCTCCAACATCTCAGGTTTCAGGGGCTCCATATGTGACTGAAACTCCACATCTTCGCCACTCTACAAGCATACTAGAGCAACATTAGCAATCAGCTACCGACGAATTCATGCACAGAATACAGCGAATGATGGGATCGTGAAGGTACCGGCAAAGAAATTTGATTCAGATCTAGCATTGTAGAAGTGCTAGGTTTTGCAGCTtcgactgcactgtgattcttccCCTTGAAGGAAACTTCGTTTGGAACATGCAGCCTTGCTGGTTTAACAATGCCAGCGATAGGCGATGAAGTTTTATGAAGCTGCTTCTTGAGTCTATGAAAGGTGGTCTGAGATGGATTTTCCAACAAGGACTGGTATCTTCCTAGCAGGAATCTGAAAAGAAAATTGAATCTGTTGAATGTAATCTTAGGAGATTGTGAAACTGAACAGAGGACTGCCAAAGACAGGAAAGAGTAATACTTGACTTCAGCCAAGAGTCTCAGCTTCTTTTGTTTTGCCTTTTGtagattcttcttcttttcttcagttTCCTGGAAAAAAAATGTAAAGTTCATAACCTTTATAATTTTTTGTTTAAATATgtaattgaaaattttgacctAATTCTAATATTTTATATCTCTAGAGCTTTTATCTCAGAAGAAAACATTGTAGTTTTTTTAGTTTCTTCCTCAAAACTAATTTCCCtgaatctaaaaaaataaaaatctcatgaAAGATCAGACACACACAGAAAGCCAGCAAAAATAAGGCAAAGCCTTTGGCAAATTGAACTATTAAATTAGTTTCACATATCAATATATATGTCATCATTTATACAATAAATGGTGGGTTTTCAATCTAACTGATCAACAgtggcaaaaacaagaaaaaccagAAAGATCATTGCCTAGAAAACGAATCTGTAAAGTTTTGGAGAACCCATTTGAGAAAATGGAGTCTTGGATGTCAGTATCAAGCAAATAAATAGGGAAAAAAAACATCAACATGGGGAAAATATGAAGCTGAGATCCACACaaccaagaaaaataagaaaagtgaAGATTCAGAAATAGCACCAAGAATCCTTTAGATCCTAAGATCAAGGTAAACCCCAGAAAAAAAGAATACATACGGATCTACTGCTCCACAAATCCAAGAATTAtagccaaaaaagaagaaaaagaatacatGAAAGAAACATTCTCACCTTCAGCAGATCATCATAATCTTGCAGCAAGTACTGATATCTCAACCTTGCCCTGGCATCTTCCCGAACCTGGTGATAAGCATTGGATGGGGAAGGCTGCATGGGAACCTTCCTCACCTTCTTCGCCATCCAGATCTCCACCTCCGAGGGAAAAGAGGAATACAAGGGGGAGAGAAGGCAGAGCCCAGATGCGAAACAAATATATTCAAAAAGAGGAGGTCATGGACATAACAGATGGACAGACCGAGAGAGAAAGGAGGCAATGGAGAAATAAAgctggtggagagagagagagaagggggtggGGGGGCGGGGCGGGAGCCTCCTCCCCTTgtttcctctttctctctctctctctctctctctccttgcgtGTCTTGACCAGGACAAAACCCAAAGAGCCCCAAATCATTTGAGAAATTTTGAGAACTGAAGAGGAGGTCAGGAGTTGTTTTTCTTTGATGGAGTCGGAGATTTTTTTTGGGGTTGCAGAGGGGCATTTGTGGCATGTTCTGTGTCTAGAGAGGgaggaggggggggtgggggggggggggggcagacACCCTCCTCTGAAGGCACctatccttctttctttctcttttcctctTTCCTTCCATCCTCATCCTTCCCTGTTTCTCTCTCTCCACACCTCCGCTTCTTGTTTTCATCGTATAAATTTTATGACAAGCTGGGCCATCTGGGAGGAGATGGATGGAGAGAGATTGGAGGGCATGATCTCTGTTCTCTGCTCCCTTTGATGTTGGTTGGGATGAGAGGAGACTAGCTTGTGGCTGCTGCTTCGCTCTGATGCCGCACCTGTTGCCTTAGTACCTTGTGCAGATCAGATGGTGGTGGGGGGCAATGGTAATGGATGTGGATGGGACAAAACTCTTTTATAGTGTTGGTGGTTTGCCTAGTTTACTCGACTGCCCCCTCCTCTCTCAGTTATTTCTTTCGAGGCACCCCCATCACTTTCCTTGTGTGACCACAAAAGAAACTGTCCCAGTCTGAAACTTTTATTTTCTTCCCTCTTGACATGGAATGATGAAAAGTCTTACCCCCTTCCCGTCCCTGAAACTTCCTTCAAAACACCTCCAGGGGATAATTTGAAATTCTTCATCGCTGGGGTAAACACATAAATGTCTAAATCAACCAGCactcttgttttctccttccttgaAGGAATCAGCGTCACATTCCTGTGCTGAATGCTTCCAGTTCCCAAGTCCGATATGGTGAAGCTAAACACAGATTCaagcaaaaagagagagagagagagagagagagagagagagagagaggattgtcTGCTCATACCCTTATGCTACTGCTGCTGAGCAAGGGAAAGCTGCAGATGTATCATTAGCGGGTGTCTGGGAGCTGTGACCATCTATTATGGCTTTCGGCACCCACCAAGGCTTCCCTGTTTACAGCTTTCATTGGCCTTCAGAACTTGTGGATCCTTGACTCaatggtagagagagagagagaattttttcttcttcacAGTAGAGTTTATGTTCTGATCTGCAGCTAGCATACTGATGTAGTTTCCTTGTCACTGGGttgggaaaaagaagaaaagaattattctgTTCTGCAACATACTAcaattcatttggatggtagctGATTTATATGCATCATAATTATGATCAGTGATCATTATCGTTCCGCTCTGAATAATTCTTTCTGGTCACCCTCTCATAGTTCAAATCTAATATTGCAGTCTCTTACCAGCAATAGATCTTTTGATATAGCAAGTTGTTGCATGATGATGATGCAGATCATAAGCCTAATTGGGGGACAACCAGCTTTACCATTTTTAAGTGTCAGGGTTTGACTACAGATCTTGAATACCAAATCCTCATAGTTCTCAGAAATAACCATTCCATATCAATGGAACAATAGTTTGTCCAAATAATTGAGTGAATGTTTCAGCACAACTTTCTTCCTCAACAGAAGGAACTATATTATACTTATGCATATTGCACAcatagatatagatatatatatatatatatatatatatatatatatatatatatatatatatatatatatatatatatatatatatatatatatatatatatatatatagagagagagagagagagagagagagagagagagagagaataatttCCTTCAATTGATAACCCCATTATCCTTAATGAGAGTGTTCTGGATCCCAGTTAATCAATAATCACATTGTAACACCATTCAATTTATAGATTTCCAACTTATCACCTACCAAGAAATCCAAAGATTTCTCTACCTTTATATTCATGTAAACCCCACCCATTCATCTGCtttagatgaaatgaatgtgagagagagagagagagagagagagagagagatgatggctTTCTCTTTAAGTCTTGGGCAGTGGTTTCCCAGCTAAGAATGACTGAAACAGTTGGAATGCTCTCCTTGGTTGGAAGAGTGGCACCTCATGCCCTGCTCCCCTCACTGAGGCAAATATCATTCCTTCATATACCTCAGTCCACCCTGCAACCTGCACAATTCCAACATCACTCACACAGAAAGCATCAAGGGatctcgaagaagaagaagaagaagatgcatacCTGTCGACCTGAATACCATGGATACCAAGGGATCTTGATCTTTAACCCAAGATGGCTGATGGAGAACCTCGTCGCTGTCACCGGGACGACGGAGTCGGTGTCACCACTGCCATGGAAATCACCACAAATCAAACATCCATGATC contains:
- the LOC135651093 gene encoding uncharacterized protein LOC135651093 isoform X1; this translates as MAKKVRKVPMQPSPSNAYHQVREDARARLRYQYLLQDYDDLLKETEEKKKNLQKAKQKKLRLLAEVKFLLGRYQSLLENPSQTTFHRLKKQLHKTSSPIAGIVKPARLHVPNEVSFKGKNHSAVEAAKPSTSTMLDLNQISLPSGEDVEFQSHMEPLKPEMLERHSMDGGPNNRKFAVCRDEGSSSNRASKRKITWQDQVALKV
- the LOC135651093 gene encoding uncharacterized protein LOC135651093 isoform X2; its protein translation is MAKKVRKVPMQPSPSNAYHQVREDARARLRYQYLLQDYDDLLKETEEKKKNLQKAKQKKLRLLAEVKFLLGRYQSLLENPSQTTFHRLKKQLHKTSSPIAGIVKPARLHVPNEVSFKGKNHSAVEAAKPSTSTMLDLNQISLPYACRVAKMWSFSHIWSP